One Candidatus Nanoarchaeia archaeon DNA segment encodes these proteins:
- the endA gene encoding tRNA-intron lyase — MGIIFLWYSPMAKKKTEDKPEEKKEVKERISGQFIGGRVVAESSDASRELNSTSQIGALMEDGRLQLSLLEAAYLLEKKKVCLVDGRGMEIAFDGFVKKAQRSEPNFWVRYCVFKDIRNRGYVVKTALKFGADFRVYDRGVKPGEDHAKWIVYPVYEAEKYTWYDFAAKNRVAHSTKKRLLIALVDEENDCTYYEISWKRP, encoded by the coding sequence ATGGGCATCATCTTTCTCTGGTATTCTCCTATGGCAAAGAAAAAAACCGAAGACAAGCCCGAAGAAAAGAAGGAAGTAAAGGAGAGGATCTCCGGCCAGTTCATCGGCGGAAGAGTCGTTGCCGAGAGCAGCGATGCCAGCAGAGAACTCAACTCCACTTCTCAGATTGGGGCGCTCATGGAGGATGGAAGGCTCCAGCTCTCTCTCCTCGAAGCTGCGTATCTGCTTGAGAAAAAGAAGGTATGCCTTGTTGACGGGAGAGGGATGGAAATCGCCTTCGATGGGTTTGTGAAGAAAGCCCAGAGATCTGAGCCTAACTTCTGGGTGAGGTATTGCGTGTTTAAGGACATCAGGAACCGAGGCTATGTTGTGAAGACCGCGCTCAAGTTCGGCGCAGACTTCAGAGTCTATGACCGGGGGGTAAAGCCGGGAGAGGATCATGCAAAATGGATTGTGTATCCCGTGTATGAGGCTGAGAAATACACCTGGTATGACTTTGCAGCGAAGAACAGGGTAGCGCACTCTACAAAGAAACGGCTGCTGATTGCTTTGGTTGATGAGGAGAATGACTGTACGTATTATGAGATCTCCTGGAAACGGCCGTGA
- the fen gene encoding flap endonuclease-1, with protein sequence MGVNLTELLHPTPISFQDLKGKIIAIDTSLFLYQFLSSIRQRDGGLFTTSEGVVTSHLIGLFSRTTLLMKKGIKMAYVFDGEPPQLKLVELQRRKEIKIESQKKYDEANKRKDEAEMRKYAGRTSRLTPQMIEQSKEVLELLGIPLVQAPSEAEAQASFLVKNTDAFAVASQDTDCLLYGTPRLVRNLSATARRKRPGMLASSPSEPEILELSETLNLLGLDHDQLICLGMLVGTDFNVGGIKGLGPKTGLKIIKTFGKDFDGLFRHVKWNEFFGASWKEVFNLIRHMPVTKDYSLTWKKPQLSRLQQLLIHTYEFSEDRVLSSLAGLDHEPKQKGLGDFLQ encoded by the coding sequence ATGGGGGTTAACCTTACTGAGCTCTTACATCCAACGCCAATCTCCTTCCAAGACCTGAAAGGGAAGATCATTGCGATAGACACCTCTCTGTTTTTGTATCAGTTTTTAAGCTCCATCCGGCAGCGGGATGGCGGCCTCTTCACAACTTCAGAGGGTGTTGTCACTTCTCATCTGATAGGGCTGTTTTCCAGGACAACCCTGCTGATGAAGAAGGGGATCAAGATGGCGTATGTCTTTGATGGCGAGCCGCCCCAGCTGAAGCTTGTGGAATTGCAGAGGAGGAAAGAGATCAAGATAGAATCACAAAAAAAATATGACGAAGCAAACAAGAGGAAGGACGAAGCAGAGATGCGGAAGTATGCCGGCAGGACATCCAGGCTTACGCCTCAGATGATTGAGCAATCCAAAGAAGTCCTTGAGCTGCTTGGCATTCCTCTGGTTCAGGCGCCATCTGAGGCAGAGGCGCAAGCCTCTTTTCTTGTGAAGAACACGGATGCCTTTGCAGTAGCCTCGCAGGACACTGATTGCCTGCTGTATGGCACTCCGCGGCTGGTGAGGAACCTCTCAGCAACTGCAAGGAGGAAGAGGCCCGGAATGCTGGCAAGCAGCCCCTCTGAGCCGGAGATACTTGAACTTTCAGAAACCCTGAACCTCCTTGGTTTGGACCATGACCAGCTGATTTGCCTTGGGATGCTTGTTGGAACTGATTTTAATGTTGGAGGGATCAAAGGACTTGGGCCAAAAACTGGATTAAAAATCATTAAGACGTTCGGCAAAGATTTTGATGGCCTTTTCAGGCACGTCAAATGGAATGAATTTTTCGGCGCTTCCTGGAAAGAGGTTTTTAATCTGATCCGTCATATGCCTGTTACAAAAGATTACTCTTTAACCTGGAAGAAGCCCCAGCTCAGCAGACTCCAGCAGCTGCTTATCCACACGTATGAGTTCTCTGAGGATCGTGTCCTTAGCTCACTGGCCGGGCTGGATCATGAACCCAAGCAAAAAGGGCTCGGAGACTTTCTGCAATGA
- a CDS encoding class I SAM-dependent methyltransferase family protein yields the protein MNIRLAKLLRRHLTSTQLRSVPSSYDTLGSLLIFSDFPGSLEPKQKEIAQAFLEFHPAITTVLKKTHPYSGKYRLPKYRILAGKRSKQTLFKEYGLVLLIHPEKMYFSPRLGNERMRIARLVGKGERVLVMFSGCGVYPLILAKHSLAKEIAGVEINPAAHQYAQKNAQLNHAKNISLYKGDARKVVPKLGRFDRIIMPLPKDAGSFLDVALAALNPGGVVHYYTFWNKKDGGGPADSIAAWCISHGISCRILATVRCGAYGPGRSRYCVDAQIYSRKGPR from the coding sequence ATGAACATCCGTCTAGCAAAGCTGCTGAGGAGACATCTGACCAGCACTCAACTCAGATCTGTTCCCTCCTCTTACGATACCCTTGGGTCGCTCCTGATATTCTCTGATTTTCCTGGCAGCCTGGAGCCAAAGCAGAAGGAGATTGCTCAGGCATTCCTCGAGTTTCATCCCGCCATTACCACTGTGCTCAAAAAAACACATCCGTATTCGGGGAAATATCGGCTTCCAAAATACAGAATCCTGGCAGGAAAAAGATCCAAGCAAACACTGTTCAAAGAATATGGTTTAGTCCTCCTTATCCATCCGGAAAAAATGTATTTTTCCCCCCGGCTCGGAAATGAGCGCATGCGCATAGCAAGATTAGTTGGTAAAGGGGAAAGGGTTCTTGTCATGTTTTCAGGCTGCGGGGTGTACCCCCTGATATTGGCGAAACACAGCTTAGCGAAGGAAATTGCCGGTGTTGAAATCAATCCTGCAGCGCACCAGTACGCGCAAAAGAATGCCCAGCTGAACCACGCGAAGAACATCAGCCTCTACAAAGGAGACGCGAGGAAGGTCGTTCCAAAGCTTGGAAGATTTGATAGGATCATTATGCCGCTTCCGAAGGACGCAGGGTCATTTCTTGATGTTGCTCTTGCGGCCTTGAACCCCGGAGGCGTTGTCCATTACTATACTTTCTGGAATAAAAAGGACGGAGGAGGGCCTGCGGACAGCATTGCGGCATGGTGCATCAGCCACGGCATCTCCTGCAGAATCCTCGCGACTGTGCGCTGCGGAGCTTATGGCCCTGGAAGGAGCAGATACTGCGTTGATGCGCAGATATACTCGCGTAAAGGGCCGCGCTAA
- a CDS encoding orc1/cdc6 family replication initiation protein translates to MQKGLTNFFEEYLARDTIFAEKKAIQSSYIPSIISHRDEQINQIASIIAPSLKSERVSNLFIYGKPGTGKTLSVKHTTSKLLELAKSKGVPLSTIYINCKLKKVADTEYRLIAHLARECGKDVPDTGLPTSEVYRMFFSSIGASEKTYLLILDEIDVLAKKAGDEILYNLTRINEELKNAQISLIGISNDLVFVDNLDPRVKSSLSEEEVVFPPYNAPQIQGILKERAQLAFKPGVLAEGVIEKCAAYAAREHGDARRALEVLRVAGELAERGNSPTVSISHIDQAEEKIEKDRISHIISTQPKQYQAILYSVLQTAEKKEHVFTGEVYEFYRALTAKTGLRPLTQRRVSDVIAEFDMFGIINAKVISKGRYGRTREIFLSPHLQTENVTLVLQKALDL, encoded by the coding sequence ATGCAGAAAGGATTAACCAATTTCTTTGAGGAGTACCTCGCACGAGACACCATCTTCGCTGAAAAAAAAGCAATACAATCCTCCTACATCCCTTCAATAATCAGCCATAGGGACGAACAAATCAATCAAATCGCATCAATCATTGCTCCCTCCCTTAAATCAGAACGGGTTTCAAACCTCTTCATCTACGGCAAACCGGGAACAGGGAAGACACTCTCTGTCAAGCACACCACTTCCAAGCTTCTCGAACTTGCAAAATCAAAGGGGGTCCCTCTTTCAACAATCTACATCAACTGCAAACTCAAGAAAGTAGCAGACACCGAATACCGCCTCATAGCGCACCTCGCAAGGGAGTGCGGGAAGGACGTCCCAGACACCGGCCTTCCAACCTCTGAGGTCTATCGGATGTTCTTCTCCAGTATAGGCGCCTCAGAAAAAACCTACCTGCTCATCTTGGATGAGATAGACGTCCTTGCAAAAAAGGCAGGGGACGAGATCCTCTACAACCTCACCAGGATTAACGAAGAGCTCAAAAATGCCCAGATCTCCTTAATCGGAATCTCGAATGACCTCGTCTTTGTTGACAATCTTGACCCCCGCGTTAAAAGCTCGCTCAGCGAAGAGGAAGTCGTCTTCCCCCCCTACAACGCGCCCCAGATCCAGGGCATCCTCAAGGAGCGGGCGCAGCTGGCATTTAAACCGGGGGTGCTTGCCGAAGGAGTGATCGAGAAGTGTGCCGCCTACGCAGCCCGCGAGCACGGAGACGCCCGCCGCGCTTTAGAGGTGCTTCGGGTTGCAGGGGAGCTTGCAGAGCGCGGCAATTCCCCCACAGTGTCCATCTCCCACATCGACCAGGCAGAAGAAAAAATCGAAAAAGACAGGATCTCCCACATCATCTCCACCCAACCGAAGCAGTATCAGGCCATCCTCTACTCCGTATTGCAGACCGCAGAGAAAAAAGAGCACGTATTCACAGGTGAGGTCTACGAATTTTATCGGGCCCTGACCGCAAAGACAGGCCTGCGCCCCCTCACCCAGCGCAGGGTTTCAGACGTAATCGCCGAATTTGACATGTTCGGGATTATCAATGCAAAAGTGATCTCAAAGGGCCGTTATGGAAGGACCCGAGAGATATTCCTCTCCCCCCACCTCCAAACTGAAAACGTTACCCTCGTGCTGCAAAAGGCACTTGATCTTTAG
- the hjc gene encoding Holliday junction resolvase Hjc, translated as MSKIKGSKAERELVRLLWGANWAAVRVAGSGSSHFPCPDIVARNRQRTVGIECKVTKENKKYFYPDEIDQLKEFCGRFGAEPWIAVKFKGGEWRFVMLEDLKQTGSSWLIDEWVARNKGLSFSELTE; from the coding sequence ATGTCAAAAATCAAGGGCTCCAAAGCAGAAAGGGAGCTTGTGAGGCTGTTATGGGGTGCGAATTGGGCGGCAGTCCGCGTTGCAGGAAGCGGCAGCAGCCACTTCCCCTGCCCGGATATTGTTGCAAGGAACAGGCAGCGGACAGTAGGGATAGAATGCAAAGTGACAAAGGAGAATAAAAAGTATTTCTATCCTGACGAGATTGATCAGCTGAAGGAGTTCTGCGGCCGTTTTGGAGCAGAGCCGTGGATTGCAGTGAAATTTAAAGGGGGGGAATGGAGGTTTGTGATGCTGGAAGACCTCAAGCAAACAGGATCCTCTTGGCTTATTGACGAATGGGTGGCAAGGAACAAGGGGCTGAGTTTCTCAGAGCTTACTGAGTGA
- a CDS encoding helix-turn-helix domain-containing protein → MLMQKDFLNKLKDFGLNTYEARLWTALLSRGVSTAGELSDISNVPRSRTYDVLESLEKKGFIIMKVGKPIKYIAVHPTEVIERIKKKVMQDAEETSSIISQIKVSKLFDELNLLHSKGIEMIEPMDLSGSFRGRDSIYLHLGSLIKQAKKSILISTTSSGLGNKLGQFKGMLEKASQRGAKVRISAPITKSPLPQLGGSHGIEVRSLKTTGRFCIIDQRDVVLMLMDDKDAHPNYDTAIWLRSPYLATTLSSYFDQEWSNQAR, encoded by the coding sequence ATGTTGATGCAAAAGGATTTTTTGAATAAACTGAAGGATTTTGGCCTCAATACCTATGAGGCAAGGCTGTGGACAGCGTTGCTGTCCCGGGGAGTCTCCACAGCAGGAGAGCTTTCTGATATCTCTAATGTTCCCCGGTCCAGAACCTATGACGTCCTCGAAAGCCTGGAAAAAAAAGGGTTCATCATAATGAAGGTGGGAAAGCCGATCAAATACATCGCCGTGCATCCGACAGAGGTCATCGAGAGGATCAAGAAGAAAGTCATGCAGGACGCAGAGGAAACCTCTTCAATCATCTCGCAGATAAAGGTAAGCAAACTCTTTGATGAGCTCAACCTGCTCCATTCCAAGGGCATTGAGATGATAGAACCCATGGATCTCTCTGGCTCTTTTCGCGGCAGGGACAGCATCTACCTCCATCTTGGCAGCCTCATCAAACAAGCCAAGAAATCTATCCTCATAAGCACCACTTCCAGCGGCCTCGGCAACAAACTGGGCCAGTTCAAGGGAATGCTCGAAAAAGCCTCCCAGCGAGGAGCGAAAGTGAGGATCTCCGCTCCGATTACAAAATCCCCGCTCCCTCAATTAGGAGGGTCGCACGGCATTGAAGTGCGGTCTTTGAAAACCACGGGAAGATTCTGCATCATTGACCAGAGAGACGTTGTCTTGATGCTGATGGATGACAAGGACGCGCATCCTAACTATGACACCGCAATCTGGCTTCGGTCTCCTTACTTAGCAACCACACTCTCTTCTTACTTTGACCAGGAATGGAGCAACCAGGCACGCTGA
- a CDS encoding DNA polymerase II large subunit — protein MIASQETSEYLNSMDQRLRSAYAIAESARQKGYDPQRAVEIPIARDMAERVEGLISTVAPQIRNSGVSVRIHELEQQYGVLDWRVSLTIAEEISRQQFCSFPSAIEAMEVGIRVGFAYHTLGTVASPLEGLTSIKVMKRRDGKPYISLFYSGPIRSAGGTGASVSVLIADYVRKKRGYDDYDPTEDEIKRAITEVGNYHEFITNLQYLPSESELDFILRHLPVQIDGEPSETREVSNYKDLDRIQTNRIRNGICLVLGECLCQKAPKLWKQLSKWGKDFGLEHWGFLEKFVSLQKRIKAGQSHSEAKVTPDYTFIKDLVAGRPILTYPMRPGGFRLRYGRCRNTGYSSHAIHPATMAILDNYIAIGTQLKTERPGKATSLSSCDTIDGPIVLLTSGDVTRIDSLQQAKEARPLIKEILYLGDILVTYGDFYNRAHVLVPAGYCEEWWAQELKQTLKEKGIDPSHSSIAKAVNADLSFLVAKKAPSPEEALLLSTKLHIPLHPRWTYFWDQISSKDALSLLGWWGRAKLHYNEAGLEKAVGRTGAEKQIMEQLGLPHLLISNEFIVVAKDDAKILHTLFRNRESLKKYLESQTPLAALSASSAIPLRPKGGTFIGARMGRPEKSKQRELAGSPQVLFPVGAEGGRLRSFQEAIKSGSVNAEMPLFYCASCKAQGVLSVCIDCNTPCQRMYPCPVCGLLPLPRCPKHGELPLFREQSIRIGELFSKLQKRLGLAALPDIIKGVRGTSNKDHTAEHPAKGILRAKHNLHVNKDGTTRYDMTQLGLSHFRPKEIGTSVDQLKSLGYTKDIHGAPLDSPDQVVELKVQDVVLPSCEGSPDQGAHRVLLRVANFIDDELSLLYNLEPFYHASTEKDLIGHLILGLAPHTSAAIVGRIIGFSKTQGYYAHPLFHAAQRRDLDGDESCVILAMDAMLNFSRKYLPSHRGAVQDAPLVMTSILIPSEVDDMVFDLDVAWEYPLRLYEAAQNYEAPWNVQIEKIGDRINSPGQYELMGFTHDTSNINKGVTCSAYKTLPSMEEKLKGQMDIAERIRAVDASDVAKMVIEKHFLKDIKGNLRKFSQQQFRCVKCNEKYRRPPLVGKCRCGGRLIFTVSEGSIIKYLEPSLSLAEKYHVPAYVRQSLELTRRHVASVFGKVKETQEGLGKWFG, from the coding sequence ATGATTGCCTCGCAGGAAACCTCAGAATACCTCAATTCAATGGATCAGCGCCTGAGGTCAGCGTACGCAATCGCGGAATCTGCCAGACAGAAAGGATACGACCCCCAGCGGGCGGTGGAAATCCCCATCGCAAGAGACATGGCAGAACGGGTTGAGGGGCTCATAAGCACGGTTGCGCCCCAGATTCGGAACTCGGGGGTATCAGTACGGATTCATGAGCTTGAACAGCAATACGGAGTCCTTGATTGGCGGGTCTCTCTCACGATCGCAGAAGAGATTAGCCGGCAGCAATTCTGTTCCTTTCCCTCCGCAATCGAAGCCATGGAAGTAGGGATTCGCGTCGGGTTTGCATACCACACCCTGGGAACCGTGGCAAGCCCGCTCGAAGGCCTCACCAGCATTAAAGTAATGAAACGACGCGATGGAAAGCCCTACATCTCTCTCTTCTATTCAGGGCCAATCCGGAGCGCAGGCGGCACCGGGGCCTCGGTCTCCGTCCTCATCGCAGACTATGTCCGAAAGAAGAGAGGGTATGACGATTATGACCCCACCGAAGATGAAATAAAGCGAGCAATCACTGAAGTAGGCAATTACCACGAGTTTATCACCAATCTCCAATACCTCCCAAGCGAATCAGAGCTTGATTTTATCCTCCGCCACCTGCCAGTCCAAATTGACGGGGAGCCTTCAGAAACCCGGGAGGTCTCCAACTACAAAGACCTCGATCGCATCCAGACAAATAGGATCCGAAACGGCATCTGCCTTGTTTTAGGAGAGTGCCTCTGCCAAAAGGCGCCAAAGCTCTGGAAGCAGCTTTCTAAATGGGGGAAGGATTTTGGTCTGGAGCATTGGGGGTTCCTCGAGAAGTTTGTTAGCCTGCAAAAAAGGATCAAAGCAGGCCAATCTCACAGCGAAGCAAAAGTGACCCCAGACTACACATTCATCAAGGATCTTGTTGCTGGCCGCCCCATCCTAACCTACCCGATGCGGCCGGGCGGGTTCAGGCTGCGTTACGGGCGGTGCAGGAATACCGGCTACTCTTCTCACGCAATCCATCCCGCAACCATGGCCATCCTTGACAACTATATTGCTATCGGAACCCAGCTCAAGACCGAGCGGCCAGGAAAAGCAACCTCGTTGTCCTCCTGTGACACCATCGACGGCCCGATTGTGCTCCTCACTTCAGGCGACGTGACGCGCATAGACTCTCTCCAACAAGCAAAAGAAGCCCGCCCCCTTATCAAGGAAATCCTCTACCTCGGCGACATCCTGGTTACCTACGGAGATTTCTACAACCGCGCCCATGTGCTGGTCCCGGCAGGCTATTGTGAAGAGTGGTGGGCGCAGGAGCTCAAGCAAACACTTAAAGAGAAAGGGATTGATCCCTCCCATTCCTCAATCGCAAAAGCAGTCAACGCAGACCTCAGTTTCCTCGTTGCCAAAAAGGCGCCAAGCCCAGAAGAGGCGCTGCTCCTCTCGACAAAACTCCATATCCCCCTCCACCCTCGGTGGACATATTTCTGGGACCAAATCTCTTCAAAAGACGCGCTTAGCCTTCTTGGCTGGTGGGGCAGAGCAAAACTCCATTATAATGAAGCAGGTCTTGAAAAGGCAGTCGGCAGAACAGGGGCAGAGAAGCAAATTATGGAGCAGCTTGGCCTCCCCCACCTCCTTATCTCAAACGAATTCATCGTTGTTGCCAAAGACGACGCAAAAATCCTCCACACGCTGTTTCGAAACCGCGAATCGCTCAAAAAGTATCTCGAATCCCAAACCCCCCTTGCTGCGCTTTCAGCCTCTTCGGCAATCCCGCTCCGCCCAAAAGGCGGGACATTTATTGGCGCTCGTATGGGAAGGCCAGAAAAATCCAAGCAGCGCGAGCTTGCCGGAAGCCCGCAAGTGCTTTTTCCTGTCGGAGCTGAAGGAGGAAGGCTCCGCTCATTCCAGGAAGCCATAAAATCCGGAAGCGTGAACGCTGAGATGCCGCTCTTTTATTGCGCCTCCTGCAAGGCGCAGGGCGTGCTCAGCGTCTGTATAGACTGCAACACCCCCTGCCAGCGCATGTACCCTTGCCCTGTGTGCGGCCTTCTCCCCCTCCCCAGATGCCCCAAACACGGCGAACTCCCCCTCTTTCGAGAGCAAAGCATCCGTATCGGAGAACTCTTCAGCAAACTTCAGAAGAGATTGGGGCTTGCAGCCCTCCCGGATATCATCAAGGGTGTCCGCGGAACCTCCAACAAAGACCACACCGCAGAGCATCCAGCAAAAGGCATCCTGCGGGCAAAGCACAACCTTCATGTCAACAAGGACGGCACAACGCGCTATGACATGACCCAGCTCGGGCTTTCCCATTTCAGGCCGAAGGAGATCGGAACTTCCGTAGACCAGCTCAAGTCCCTCGGGTACACGAAAGACATCCATGGCGCTCCATTGGACTCTCCTGACCAGGTTGTTGAGCTTAAGGTCCAGGACGTTGTGCTTCCCTCGTGCGAAGGCTCGCCCGACCAGGGCGCACACCGGGTCTTGCTTCGTGTTGCAAATTTCATTGATGACGAACTTTCTCTCCTCTACAATCTTGAGCCTTTCTACCATGCCTCTACTGAGAAGGATCTCATCGGCCACCTTATCCTTGGGCTTGCCCCGCATACCTCCGCAGCAATCGTTGGGAGGATCATAGGATTTTCAAAAACCCAGGGCTACTATGCCCATCCTCTCTTTCATGCTGCTCAACGCCGCGATTTGGACGGCGATGAATCCTGCGTTATCCTCGCGATGGATGCGATGCTGAACTTCTCCAGGAAATACCTCCCCTCTCACCGGGGCGCAGTGCAGGATGCCCCCCTTGTTATGACCTCTATCCTTATCCCTTCTGAAGTTGATGACATGGTCTTTGATCTGGACGTCGCTTGGGAATACCCGCTCAGGCTCTACGAAGCCGCACAGAACTATGAAGCGCCATGGAACGTCCAGATAGAAAAGATTGGGGACAGAATCAACTCCCCCGGGCAGTATGAACTGATGGGGTTCACGCACGACACCTCCAATATCAACAAGGGCGTGACCTGTTCTGCATACAAGACCCTCCCCTCTATGGAAGAAAAGCTCAAAGGCCAGATGGATATTGCAGAGCGAATCAGGGCAGTAGACGCAAGCGACGTTGCCAAGATGGTTATAGAAAAGCACTTCCTCAAAGATATCAAAGGCAACCTGAGAAAATTCTCCCAGCAGCAGTTTCGCTGCGTGAAATGCAATGAGAAGTACCGCCGCCCGCCTCTTGTTGGAAAATGCAGATGCGGCGGCAGGCTGATCTTTACGGTCTCAGAAGGCTCCATTATCAAATATCTCGAGCCCTCGCTCAGCCTTGCTGAGAAATACCATGTTCCGGCCTATGTGAGGCAAAGCCTTGAACTCACGAGGCGCCATGTAGCCAGCGTCTTCGGTAAGGTAAAAGAGACTCAAGAAGGGCTTGGCAAGTGGTTCGGCTAA
- the rnz gene encoding ribonuclease Z, whose product MDIVFLGTSSMVPTKERNHSSVFLKYQGEGILFDCGEGTQRQLKIAGVSPTEVTKLFISHWHGDHVLGIPGLIQTLAGSNYTKELEIYGPAGTKRRMEAMFEVFVFDKKIAMKAHDVKEGVIFKNAQYAVVAARLEHGIACLGYLFKEEDRRRMIVKELKKRGIPQGPLWGKLQRGETVIFNGGKIPPDEVSNIVEGKTVAYVVDTKPCRAAVELAKNADLLICEATYADELEEKGGEYSHMTASQASDLGRRAGVKRLILTHFSQRYKTTALLKEEAQKTFPGAECAYDFMKVRV is encoded by the coding sequence ATGGACATCGTCTTTTTAGGAACCTCAAGCATGGTCCCCACAAAGGAGAGGAATCATTCTTCAGTCTTCCTCAAATACCAGGGAGAGGGGATCCTCTTTGATTGCGGAGAGGGAACTCAGCGCCAGCTCAAGATAGCAGGGGTCTCTCCGACAGAGGTGACTAAATTGTTTATCAGCCATTGGCATGGAGACCATGTTCTTGGGATTCCCGGCCTTATCCAGACGCTTGCGGGCAGTAATTATACAAAAGAGCTGGAGATCTATGGCCCGGCAGGGACAAAGAGGAGGATGGAAGCTATGTTCGAGGTCTTTGTGTTTGATAAAAAAATTGCGATGAAGGCGCATGATGTTAAAGAAGGGGTGATTTTTAAGAATGCGCAGTATGCAGTTGTTGCCGCTCGCCTTGAGCACGGGATTGCCTGCTTGGGGTACCTCTTCAAAGAGGAAGATCGCAGGAGGATGATTGTAAAAGAGCTGAAGAAGAGGGGCATCCCGCAAGGCCCGCTGTGGGGGAAACTCCAAAGGGGGGAGACAGTAATCTTCAACGGAGGGAAGATACCCCCCGACGAAGTTTCAAACATAGTCGAAGGAAAAACGGTGGCATATGTTGTGGACACCAAGCCCTGCAGGGCTGCAGTCGAACTGGCAAAAAATGCAGACCTCTTAATCTGCGAAGCCACCTACGCAGACGAACTTGAGGAGAAAGGCGGGGAGTACAGCCATATGACAGCGTCCCAGGCCTCTGATCTCGGCAGGAGGGCAGGAGTAAAGAGGCTGATACTTACTCATTTTAGCCAGAGGTATAAGACTACTGCACTTTTAAAAGAGGAGGCCCAAAAAACATTTCCTGGCGCAGAGTGCGCATACGATTTCATGAAAGTGAGGGTGTGA
- a CDS encoding metallophosphoesterase codes for MHTKDIIKSFLDRGVLLPPNILSKLEDPKFVRQLEAAMPGAANQAQMLASPPPESPEPSVGVVFSYEALPKKHEVQDFVQHFGNRYAQLKSILMQRAELQHLTSISKILGRKDKESVAFIGMIREKETNKNGGVVLTVEDPTGEIKVLATKHSPEAFRQAQSVVHDQAIGVLGSNGQNIVFAKSILLPDVPLLKNAKSCPDDAYALFLSDLHVGSRLFHADEFHRFLEWINARSGSDAQKEVAKKVRYIFISGDLVDGVGIFPGQEDELEIQDIADQYEECYRLLSQIPSRIKLIICPGNHDAIQLAEPQSAFYKDLAAPLWDLPNALLLSNPSMVTIHKTAAFPGFDVLLYHGYSYDYYVANVEKIRNAGGYNRCDEIMKYLLQARHLAPSHRSNLYTPRPYSDPLVISRVPDIFVSGHIHKTQVGMYRGVTLICASAWQAKTPYQEKMGHSPEPCRAPLINLKTREVKILKFIQDGT; via the coding sequence ATGCACACCAAAGACATTATCAAATCGTTCCTGGATCGGGGGGTCCTGTTGCCTCCCAACATTCTTTCAAAGCTTGAAGACCCCAAGTTCGTGCGCCAGCTGGAGGCCGCGATGCCTGGCGCGGCCAATCAAGCCCAAATGCTTGCATCACCCCCTCCAGAATCTCCCGAACCGTCGGTAGGGGTAGTTTTTTCCTACGAAGCCCTCCCAAAGAAACACGAGGTCCAGGATTTTGTGCAGCATTTCGGCAACCGGTACGCCCAGCTCAAATCAATCCTTATGCAGCGCGCAGAACTCCAGCACTTAACCTCCATAAGCAAGATCCTTGGCCGCAAGGACAAGGAGTCTGTCGCGTTCATTGGCATGATCCGTGAGAAGGAAACCAACAAAAACGGGGGGGTTGTGCTGACCGTAGAAGACCCGACCGGAGAAATAAAGGTATTGGCCACAAAACACTCGCCCGAAGCCTTCCGCCAGGCCCAATCTGTTGTCCATGACCAGGCGATAGGGGTCCTCGGCTCGAATGGGCAAAACATTGTGTTTGCAAAATCCATCCTCCTTCCCGACGTCCCCCTCCTGAAAAATGCGAAGAGCTGCCCGGACGACGCGTATGCGCTTTTCCTTTCGGATCTCCACGTCGGATCCCGGCTCTTCCACGCAGACGAATTTCATAGGTTCCTGGAGTGGATCAATGCCCGCTCAGGCTCAGATGCCCAAAAGGAAGTTGCAAAAAAAGTGAGGTACATCTTCATCTCAGGCGACCTGGTGGATGGTGTCGGAATCTTCCCCGGGCAGGAGGACGAGCTCGAGATCCAGGACATCGCCGACCAATACGAAGAATGCTACCGCCTCCTCTCGCAAATCCCCTCGCGCATAAAGCTTATTATCTGCCCAGGAAACCACGACGCAATCCAGCTGGCGGAGCCGCAATCCGCGTTCTACAAAGACCTCGCGGCCCCCCTCTGGGACCTCCCCAACGCTCTCCTCCTCTCCAACCCCAGCATGGTCACAATCCACAAAACCGCCGCATTCCCTGGCTTTGATGTGCTGCTCTACCATGGGTACTCCTATGACTACTATGTCGCAAACGTGGAGAAGATCAGGAATGCAGGAGGCTACAATAGATGTGATGAGATCATGAAATACCTCCTCCAAGCGCGGCACCTTGCTCCCTCGCACCGCTCCAACCTTTATACCCCCCGCCCCTATTCAGACCCCCTTGTGATCTCAAGAGTCCCCGACATCTTTGTTTCTGGTCACATCCACAAGACGCAGGTAGGCATGTACCGCGGCGTCACGCTGATTTGCGCGTCGGCGTGGCAGGCAAAGACCCCCTACCAGGAGAAGATGGGGCACAGTCCTGAGCCGTGCCGCGCCCCTCTTATAAACCTCAAGACCCGAGAAGTGAAGATACTCAAATTTATCCAGGATGGAACATGA